In Lytechinus variegatus isolate NC3 chromosome 12, Lvar_3.0, whole genome shotgun sequence, a single window of DNA contains:
- the LOC121424695 gene encoding serine/arginine-rich splicing factor 10-like, with protein MSSRYGSRPPNTSLYVRNLPDDVRTEDMRSLFGKFGPISDIYIPLDYYTREPRGFAYVQFEDIRDAEDAMYDLDRYRFYGRELEIQYAEGDRKTPSQMRGKERGGYRPSRYRSRSRSPRRRRSHSRSPRRRRSRSASPRRRRSPSYSPKRKSRRSRSRSRNRRRKRSYSRSASRSKSRSPDRMRTRSRTFSRSPSGSKSRSRSRDK; from the exons ATGTCGTCACGTTACGGGAGTCGACCACCAAACACATCTCTTTATGTCCGAAATTTACCAGATGATGTCAG GACCGAAGACATGAGGAGCTTATTCGGCAAGTTTGGCCCTATAAGTGATATCTACATACCTTTGGACTACTATACCCGGGAACCTAGGGGCTTTGCCTATGTACA GTTTGAGGACATCCGAGATGCAGAAGATGCGATGTATGATCTGGACAGGTATCGCTTCTACGGCCGAGAGCTTGAGATCCAGTATGCTGAAGGAGACAGAAAGA CACCCTCACAGATGAGAGGAAAAGAGCGTGGTGGATATCGCCCATCTAGGTACAGATCACGCAGCAGAAGTCCAAGACGTCGCCGTTCTCATAGTCGCAGTCCTCGGCGGAGGCGCTCGCGGAGTGCCAGCCCTCGGAGAAGACGCTCGCCCAGCTATAGTCCAAAGAGAAAGAGTAGGAGAAGCAGGAGTAGGAGCAGGAATAG GAGACGTAAAAGGTCTTATTCAAGATCGGCATCACGTTCTAAGTCAAGGTCTCCGGACCGAATGAGAACGAGAAGCAG GACATTCAGTCGATCTCCATCAGGCTCCAAGAGTAGATCAAGATCACGTGACAAGTAG